A genomic stretch from Burkholderiaceae bacterium DAT-1 includes:
- a CDS encoding PIN domain-containing protein: MSDILVDTSVWVDHFQQNNQALVDLLLQDRALSHPLIIGEIACGTPPNRSKTLADLQCLRPASQATIDELLEMIERDQLAGKGCGLVDLLLLASTLITANTRIWTLDRRLHALAVLYGVAYEPMHH; the protein is encoded by the coding sequence ATGAGCGACATCCTCGTTGACACCTCTGTCTGGGTAGATCATTTCCAACAAAACAATCAAGCCTTGGTAGATCTGCTCCTGCAGGATCGAGCACTTTCACATCCGTTGATCATCGGCGAAATTGCCTGCGGCACGCCACCCAATAGATCTAAAACGCTGGCGGACCTTCAATGTTTACGGCCAGCCTCCCAGGCAACTATTGATGAACTACTTGAAATGATCGAGCGTGACCAGCTTGCAGGGAAAGGATGTGGCTTGGTTGACTTACTCTTGCTCGCATCTACGCTCATCACAGCAAACACTCGCATTTGGACCTTGGACAGACGACTCCACGCACTAGCTGTTCTTTACGGCGTGGCATATGAGCCTATGCACCATTGA
- a CDS encoding amidase — translation MTDTAIQTQTCDVRHADVTTLRDWLAQGQLDPVELVDHFTANLNRQHHIINAATSVMDSAAREQAYQPLPGPLSGIPCSVKETLGIGGLPITAGSMRMTPWVPETDSMVVERLKRAGAILLARGNVPEFAMTAESSNPRFGTTNNPLDPTRVAGGSSGGEAALVASGSVAFGVGSDILGSIRIPAACCGVVGFKPASHAVPKARTWPALDGFIDSWLAIGPITRTVRDAKLVYEVLSATTLPAPAPIQSARLILPDGFPFTIESACIQQALDHSIDVLRTAGMQPEGGDFSGVAEAYKLIAPTMLHYLEPGWHTALNQQGRFSLLAETLAQLRGQPTIDGGLYRWVLLGKLLGGFLKPRSEAGVQKLIDRYLAIRTITQSMLGTNGILVLPAMGMLPPKHGDMNRLSLKPGLNRLISPLSFGNYCDLPTIAIPAPRFKDATTGLIPSVMAMCAPGAEAMLFAVAEELEQALK, via the coding sequence ATGACCGACACTGCCATTCAAACCCAGACCTGTGATGTTCGACATGCCGACGTCACCACACTGCGCGACTGGTTGGCACAGGGACAACTCGATCCGGTTGAACTGGTGGATCATTTCACCGCCAACCTCAACCGCCAGCACCACATCATCAATGCGGCCACCAGCGTGATGGATTCGGCGGCGCGAGAGCAGGCCTACCAGCCGCTGCCCGGCCCACTCAGTGGCATTCCCTGCTCGGTGAAAGAAACGCTGGGCATTGGCGGTTTGCCGATCACGGCAGGCTCGATGCGCATGACGCCCTGGGTGCCGGAAACTGATTCGATGGTGGTAGAACGACTCAAGCGTGCCGGGGCGATTCTGCTGGCGCGCGGCAATGTGCCCGAATTCGCCATGACAGCCGAATCCAGCAATCCGCGATTTGGCACCACCAATAATCCGCTCGATCCGACACGCGTGGCAGGCGGCTCATCCGGCGGCGAGGCTGCGCTGGTGGCCTCGGGGTCGGTGGCGTTTGGCGTGGGGTCGGATATTTTGGGCTCCATCCGCATTCCCGCCGCCTGCTGTGGTGTGGTCGGATTCAAACCCGCCTCGCATGCAGTGCCCAAGGCGCGCACCTGGCCGGCGCTCGATGGCTTTATCGATAGCTGGCTGGCCATCGGCCCGATTACCCGTACCGTGCGCGATGCCAAACTGGTCTACGAAGTGCTGTCGGCCACCACCCTGCCGGCACCCGCGCCCATCCAATCTGCGCGACTGATTTTGCCGGATGGCTTTCCCTTTACCATTGAATCGGCTTGCATCCAGCAGGCACTCGATCATTCGATTGACGTATTGCGCACGGCTGGCATGCAGCCAGAAGGCGGCGATTTTTCTGGCGTGGCAGAGGCTTACAAACTGATCGCCCCCACCATGCTGCATTATCTGGAACCGGGCTGGCATACCGCGCTGAACCAGCAAGGCCGCTTCAGCCTGCTCGCCGAAACCCTCGCCCAATTGCGCGGGCAGCCGACCATTGATGGCGGGCTGTATCGCTGGGTGCTGCTGGGCAAGTTGCTCGGCGGTTTTCTCAAGCCACGCTCCGAAGCAGGGGTACAGAAGCTGATTGATCGCTACCTGGCGATCCGCACCATCACACAGTCCATGCTCGGCACCAACGGCATCCTTGTACTGCCCGCCATGGGCATGCTGCCACCCAAACACGGCGACATGAACCGCCTCAGCCTCAAGCCCGGCCTCAACCGCCTGATCTCGCCACTCTCGTTCGGCAACTACTGCGATTTACCCACCATTGCGATTCCTGCACCACGATTCAAGGATGCGACAACGGGGCTGATTCCAAGTGTGATGGCGATGTGCGCGCCGGGGGCGGAGGCAATGCTGTTTGCGGTGGCGGAGGAACTGGAACAAGCACTGAAGTGA
- a CDS encoding type II toxin-antitoxin system VapB family antitoxin — protein MRTTVTIEDSLYQRALEVADPSMDKADLFREAIKTFVRVQGAKRLAALGGTAPGMRDIPRNRQDSLA, from the coding sequence ATGCGCACCACTGTTACCATTGAGGACTCGCTCTATCAGCGTGCACTCGAAGTTGCAGATCCATCCATGGATAAAGCTGATTTGTTTCGCGAGGCAATCAAGACCTTTGTAAGGGTTCAAGGCGCCAAGCGGCTTGCAGCCTTAGGTGGCACCGCGCCAGGCATGCGTGATATTCCACGCAATCGTCAAGACTCCTTGGCATGA
- a CDS encoding DoxX family protein — MIDFHWIRPIWQRWERLNDLAAHLFSLVIRLYLFRVFAQSGWLKLSSWDSTLYLFREEYHVPVLPPEFAATLATAGELILPSILLIGFAHRFAAPGLFILNLVAVLSYPDLGPVEIKDHVLWGSLIAVVWFHGTGALSLDGWLTRRARCRPMPIQDA, encoded by the coding sequence ATGATTGATTTTCACTGGATTCGACCCATCTGGCAGCGCTGGGAACGCCTGAATGATCTCGCCGCCCATCTCTTCAGTCTGGTGATTCGCCTGTATCTGTTCCGCGTATTTGCGCAATCGGGCTGGCTCAAGCTCAGCAGCTGGGACAGCACACTCTATCTGTTCCGCGAGGAATACCACGTACCGGTGCTACCGCCCGAATTTGCCGCCACACTGGCCACGGCGGGAGAGCTGATCCTGCCGAGCATCCTATTGATCGGCTTCGCGCATCGCTTTGCAGCGCCGGGTCTGTTCATCCTGAATCTGGTGGCCGTGCTGTCGTATCCCGACCTCGGGCCGGTAGAAATCAAAGATCATGTGCTTTGGGGCAGCCTGATTGCCGTGGTATGGTTTCACGGAACGGGCGCGCTATCCCTGGATGGCTGGCTGACGCGCCGCGCCCGATGTCGCCCCATGCCTATACAGGATGCTTGA
- a CDS encoding DUF692 domain-containing protein: MNVTLPRLAGLGLRSPHVHEVEATLPAVSWWEVHSENYFGGGAPLAALERVRARYPVSLHGVRMGLGNVQPPDPHHLAQLVALVQHIEPAAVSEHLAWNRCGERWFNDLLPVPGIEAALAHLSAHIQIVQDTIKRPLLIENVSAYVRFADADYSEAEMLAELVARTGCGLLLDLNNLYVNQLNFGLDARRELAHLPLHAVGEIHVAGHETFGAQVIDTHGSPVCAAVYDLLADVLRQTGPLPVLLERDSHLPSLPELLTEYQQLAAVVRNALSTEEAIA; the protein is encoded by the coding sequence ATGAACGTCACGCTTCCGCGTCTGGCCGGACTGGGCCTGCGCTCGCCGCATGTGCACGAGGTTGAAGCAACCCTGCCTGCGGTGTCGTGGTGGGAAGTCCACAGCGAAAACTACTTTGGTGGTGGCGCACCACTGGCCGCGCTGGAGCGTGTACGGGCCCGTTATCCGGTCAGTCTGCACGGGGTGAGGATGGGGCTGGGCAATGTTCAGCCGCCTGATCCGCATCATCTGGCACAACTGGTGGCACTGGTGCAGCACATTGAACCGGCGGCAGTTTCAGAGCATTTAGCTTGGAATCGCTGCGGGGAACGCTGGTTCAATGATCTGCTGCCAGTACCGGGCATCGAGGCGGCACTCGCCCACCTGTCTGCCCATATCCAGATTGTGCAGGATACGATCAAACGCCCCTTGCTCATCGAAAATGTATCCGCCTACGTCCGCTTTGCCGACGCCGATTACAGCGAAGCGGAAATGCTGGCCGAGCTGGTGGCACGTACCGGCTGCGGGCTGCTACTCGACTTGAATAATCTCTACGTCAATCAACTGAATTTCGGGCTGGATGCCCGTCGTGAATTAGCGCATCTGCCGCTGCATGCAGTGGGTGAAATCCATGTGGCCGGACACGAAACCTTTGGCGCGCAGGTGATCGACACCCATGGCAGCCCGGTCTGTGCTGCCGTGTATGACTTGCTGGCCGACGTGCTCAGGCAAACCGGCCCGCTGCCAGTGCTATTGGAGCGCGACAGCCATTTACCCTCCTTGCCCGAGCTGCTCACCGAGTATCAACAACTGGCAGCGGTTGTCCGTAACGCACTGTCTACCGAGGAGGCCATCGCATGA
- the lepB gene encoding signal peptidase I, whose product MHQAFGQQNMRVPGVSMEPTISSGEIVNVDTDAYQVVVPQRGDIVIYLESSSGRIYAHRIIGMPDEIVTYTSAKQVQINGIELPIKHVLGKNGETIHFESINGVWHEYKFDTTEPAVSDIARERVQELGHCRYVEKNLICKVPKGHYFVLGDNRDQSFDSRYSGFVSQDKIKGKIADLQ is encoded by the coding sequence ATGCATCAGGCATTTGGTCAGCAAAATATGCGCGTTCCGGGGGTGTCAATGGAGCCGACAATTTCATCTGGCGAAATTGTCAATGTTGATACAGACGCTTATCAAGTTGTAGTTCCGCAACGAGGTGATATTGTAATTTACCTTGAGTCCTCATCTGGAAGAATTTACGCTCATCGTATTATTGGTATGCCAGACGAAATTGTAACGTACACAAGCGCAAAGCAAGTACAGATCAATGGCATTGAACTGCCGATCAAACATGTACTTGGAAAGAACGGTGAAACTATTCACTTTGAAAGCATTAATGGTGTTTGGCACGAGTACAAATTTGATACAACTGAGCCTGCAGTCTCAGATATTGCACGTGAGAGAGTGCAAGAGCTAGGGCACTGCAGATACGTCGAGAAAAATTTGATTTGCAAGGTGCCCAAAGGACATTATTTTGTTTTGGGGGATAATCGTGATCAAAGTTTTGATAGTCGTTATTCTGGGTTTGTTAGTCAAGATAAAATAAAAGGTAAGATAGCGGATCTTCAATAG
- a CDS encoding DUF692 domain-containing protein, translating to MSPKEWLGAGLGLRLPHIRHVIAHRPEVAWFEVHPENYLAGGANLAALCAVREHYPIAFHGVNLGLGSPEPPAPEFLRQLKSLIRTIEPIVYSEHVAWNAMGGAYFNDLLPLPLTDAALARLCERIDAVQHELGRTLMIENVSSYVRFEADTWPEGDFLAELTRRTGCTLLLDVNNLLVTEHNIGRSPDATLAALTPEMIGEIHVAGYEAVESGLWVDTHGTPVSDACLDLLRRVLTQFGPKPVLLERDTHLPAFDELFADYQAIAQCCREVAHG from the coding sequence GTGAGTCCTAAAGAATGGTTGGGTGCGGGACTAGGACTGCGCCTGCCGCATATCCGCCATGTGATTGCCCACCGGCCCGAGGTGGCTTGGTTCGAAGTCCATCCGGAAAACTATCTGGCGGGCGGGGCCAATCTCGCGGCGCTGTGTGCGGTGCGCGAGCATTATCCGATTGCCTTTCATGGCGTGAATCTGGGGCTGGGTTCGCCCGAGCCGCCTGCGCCCGAATTCCTGCGCCAGCTAAAATCGCTCATCCGTACCATCGAGCCCATTGTCTATTCCGAGCATGTGGCCTGGAATGCGATGGGTGGCGCCTACTTCAATGATTTACTGCCTCTGCCGCTCACCGATGCCGCGCTAGCCAGACTCTGCGAGCGCATCGACGCTGTGCAGCACGAACTCGGCCGTACGCTGATGATCGAAAATGTCAGCAGCTATGTGCGTTTCGAAGCAGATACCTGGCCGGAGGGCGACTTTCTCGCCGAACTCACGCGCCGTACCGGCTGCACGCTGCTGCTGGATGTGAATAATCTGCTGGTCACTGAACACAATATCGGCCGTTCGCCCGATGCGACGCTGGCTGCGCTGACGCCGGAGATGATCGGCGAAATCCACGTGGCTGGTTACGAGGCGGTGGAAAGTGGCCTGTGGGTGGATACACACGGCACGCCGGTGTCGGATGCCTGCCTCGATCTATTGCGCCGCGTGCTGACGCAATTCGGCCCCAAGCCGGTATTGCTGGAGCGCGATACGCATCTGCCCGCATTCGATGAGCTGTTTGCAGATTATCAGGCCATTGCGCAGTGCTGCCGCGAGGTCGCGCATGGCTGA
- a CDS encoding SRPBCC domain-containing protein: MTTLHTSRPFAASPSEVFAAISNGDRLARWWGPQGFTNCFHQFEFQAGGQWVFDMIAPDGKSYANTSVFAAITPDHQVVIDHGCVPHFRLTITLEATNGGTLLSWDQTFADPAVAEAFRSIAAPANEQNLDRLGVELGLAS; this comes from the coding sequence ATGACCACCCTCCACACCAGCCGCCCGTTTGCCGCATCCCCATCTGAGGTATTCGCCGCAATCAGCAATGGTGACCGGCTCGCCCGTTGGTGGGGGCCGCAGGGTTTCACTAACTGCTTTCATCAGTTTGAATTTCAGGCTGGCGGTCAATGGGTATTCGACATGATCGCGCCAGATGGCAAATCTTATGCCAATACATCGGTATTCGCTGCGATCACGCCAGACCATCAGGTCGTCATCGATCACGGCTGTGTCCCGCATTTCCGGCTGACGATTACGCTGGAAGCCACGAATGGCGGCACGCTGCTCTCATGGGATCAGACCTTTGCCGATCCTGCAGTTGCCGAGGCTTTCCGCAGCATTGCCGCGCCTGCTAATGAACAAAATCTGGACCGATTGGGTGTCGAGCTTGGATTGGCGAGTTAA
- a CDS encoding putative DNA-binding domain-containing protein, with translation MAEASLDDILYAFLAAQSDPALARDCFGETSVGIAVYANNTIMNRKSAMVEIFPTVRELVGEDFFEGLTSIFARHTPCTTGNLNLYHPTFGDFIVTFEHTQDLPYLADVARLDWAMQAAYYAADAAPIDPATLAQASDPETLRLHFHPSLALLASPYPVGTIWLAHHRGGEFPDTLDQPEHIMLWRDQGNRIQLRIMDAALFEFAGRLQAGMTLGEALDWEMLEVMGPRLQKVLAAWVGDGVLVGTVQLH, from the coding sequence ATGGCTGAGGCATCGCTCGACGACATCCTGTACGCCTTTCTGGCGGCGCAATCCGATCCGGCACTGGCGCGCGACTGCTTTGGCGAGACCTCGGTTGGCATCGCTGTCTACGCCAACAATACGATCATGAACCGCAAAAGCGCGATGGTGGAAATTTTCCCCACTGTGCGTGAATTGGTGGGCGAGGATTTCTTCGAGGGACTGACCTCAATCTTCGCGCGGCACACGCCCTGTACCACCGGCAATCTGAATCTCTACCATCCTACCTTTGGCGACTTCATCGTCACCTTCGAGCACACGCAGGATTTGCCCTATCTCGCCGACGTCGCGCGTCTGGACTGGGCCATGCAGGCGGCCTACTACGCCGCCGATGCCGCGCCAATTGATCCGGCGACACTGGCGCAGGCCAGCGACCCCGAAACCCTCCGCCTGCACTTCCATCCTTCGCTGGCGCTGCTGGCCTCGCCCTATCCTGTGGGCACGATCTGGCTCGCGCACCATCGCGGCGGCGAGTTTCCAGACACGCTCGATCAACCTGAACACATCATGCTCTGGCGCGATCAGGGCAACCGGATTCAACTGCGGATAATGGATGCGGCGCTGTTTGAATTTGCCGGGCGGCTGCAGGCGGGGATGACGCTGGGAGAGGCGCTGGATTGGGAGATGCTTGAGGTGATGGGGCCGAGGTTGCAAAAGGTGTTGGCGGCGTGGGTGGGGGATGGGGTGTTGGTGGGCACGGTACAATTGCACTGA
- a CDS encoding DUF4259 domain-containing protein produces MGTWGHSAFENDAASDWLADLYDAGNIAPVEKAIRAALPEKPSLLKKLLGAKANTYLDADVASVALVAAEVLAALRGNPHASIPQELADFLQTHESSVSDELYSLAIGVVSRIGIDSELCELWQEAGEFVLWKEDLDLLVRRIVG; encoded by the coding sequence ATGGGCACATGGGGTCATAGCGCTTTTGAAAACGATGCTGCATCAGATTGGTTAGCTGACTTATATGACGCAGGAAACATCGCGCCAGTTGAGAAGGCCATTCGCGCTGCGCTTCCGGAAAAACCTTCTCTTCTTAAAAAGTTACTAGGGGCTAAAGCAAACACATATCTTGATGCTGATGTAGCATCGGTTGCGTTGGTAGCAGCCGAAGTCTTAGCCGCGCTAAGAGGAAACCCGCACGCAAGTATTCCGCAAGAGCTTGCAGATTTCCTGCAAACGCATGAAAGCTCGGTCTCAGATGAGCTGTATTCGCTGGCAATTGGCGTAGTGAGTCGTATTGGGATTGACTCGGAATTGTGTGAATTGTGGCAAGAAGCTGGCGAGTTTGTGTTGTGGAAGGAAGACCTTGATTTATTAGTGCGACGAATCGTCGGGTAA
- a CDS encoding DUF2282 domain-containing protein, producing the protein MQNKTALIHAAIAGLIGAGMAGTAHADDAMGGGKPKMEKCFGVAKAGQNDCGAADGSHGCHAQSKVDSGLHDWKMVAKGTCEKIGGSLKAGQKPAPAADKPADAAPQADTPSKAK; encoded by the coding sequence ATGCAAAACAAAACCGCGCTGATTCACGCTGCGATTGCCGGTCTGATTGGTGCTGGCATGGCAGGTACGGCCCATGCCGATGACGCCATGGGTGGCGGCAAGCCCAAGATGGAAAAGTGCTTTGGTGTGGCCAAAGCCGGTCAGAACGATTGTGGCGCAGCCGATGGCAGCCACGGTTGCCATGCGCAATCCAAGGTGGATAGCGGCCTGCATGACTGGAAAATGGTGGCCAAGGGCACCTGCGAAAAGATCGGCGGATCGCTGAAGGCAGGGCAAAAACCAGCACCTGCGGCTGACAAGCCCGCTGATGCTGCGCCTCAGGCGGACACCCCCTCAAAAGCTAAATAA
- a CDS encoding putative DNA-binding domain-containing protein: MSYADVLDDFARIYRDPLHHPDCVADAGCDGLNVYRRNHRYNRSDALASAYPTVTALLGEEGFTVLAHRYGDAFHSPSANLHADGEHLPAFILTQTELDDLPWLSDVATVDWALHQGHYLPDQPGIDARALLTLPESDFEQQRLILHPAIQLLASRWPVGDILAFHAGGPAPTLPGEPQTLWVWRDHYLPVTPAEAACLSALLAGRPIGEALSAAAEVDSTFDPARIFTNLFTYHMVIALVGNLS; this comes from the coding sequence ATGAGCTACGCCGATGTACTGGACGACTTCGCCCGCATCTACCGCGATCCCCTGCACCATCCCGATTGCGTGGCCGATGCAGGATGCGATGGCCTGAATGTGTACCGCCGCAATCATCGCTACAACCGCAGCGATGCTCTGGCCAGCGCCTATCCGACCGTGACGGCGCTGCTAGGAGAAGAAGGCTTTACCGTACTGGCACACCGCTATGGCGATGCATTTCATTCGCCCTCCGCCAATCTGCATGCCGATGGCGAACACCTGCCCGCCTTCATCCTCACCCAGACCGAGCTGGATGATCTGCCCTGGCTCAGCGATGTGGCGACGGTGGACTGGGCGCTGCATCAGGGTCACTACCTACCCGATCAGCCCGGCATCGATGCGCGGGCCTTACTGACGCTGCCCGAGTCCGACTTTGAACAGCAGCGCCTGATCCTCCATCCGGCCATACAGCTGCTTGCCTCGCGCTGGCCGGTCGGCGACATCCTTGCCTTTCATGCGGGCGGCCCAGCACCGACGCTGCCCGGCGAGCCGCAAACGCTGTGGGTCTGGCGCGATCACTATCTACCCGTCACCCCGGCCGAAGCTGCCTGCCTGAGCGCGCTGCTGGCAGGTCGCCCGATTGGAGAGGCGCTGAGCGCGGCAGCCGAAGTGGATTCGACCTTCGATCCTGCGCGCATTTTTACTAACCTGTTTACCTACCACATGGTCATTGCGCTTGTGGGGAACCTGTCATGA
- a CDS encoding LysR family transcriptional regulator, with translation MPFSWRHVEIFRAVMSSGSTTDAAAMLHTSQPTISRELSRFEKLTGLKLFERIGGRLQPTEAGLMLFEEVQRSFVGLDRIGTAADSIRHFQHGKISVACLPAFAVALLPRVWQRFQVDHPGVSISITPLETPLLQESLSSQRFHLGLTEDALAPAGTISEAVFTHDQVCVLPPGHALCEHAVLTPAHFAGENVVSLAPTDPYRVRVDQLFAERGITRRMAAETVSAASVCALVLHGAGIAIVNPLTALDYHAQGLAIRRFSESIPFSVYGVRPLHRPASELADRFFWGVRVACGEMNEYLINTLI, from the coding sequence ATGCCCTTCTCCTGGCGCCACGTCGAAATCTTCCGTGCTGTGATGAGTTCCGGCAGCACCACCGATGCCGCCGCGATGCTGCACACCTCGCAACCCACCATCAGCCGCGAACTCAGCCGCTTTGAAAAACTCACCGGCTTGAAGCTGTTCGAGCGCATCGGCGGACGCCTGCAGCCAACCGAAGCCGGGCTAATGCTGTTTGAGGAAGTGCAGCGCAGCTTTGTCGGGCTCGACCGCATCGGTACCGCCGCAGACAGCATCCGCCATTTCCAGCACGGCAAGATTTCGGTGGCCTGCCTGCCTGCATTTGCAGTCGCACTCTTACCGCGCGTCTGGCAACGCTTCCAGGTTGATCATCCGGGCGTGAGCATCAGCATCACGCCGCTGGAAACCCCGCTGCTGCAGGAGAGCCTATCCTCACAGCGCTTTCACCTCGGTCTGACAGAAGATGCGCTTGCCCCCGCCGGGACGATCTCAGAGGCCGTGTTCACTCACGATCAGGTCTGCGTCCTGCCGCCCGGCCATGCGCTCTGCGAACACGCGGTGCTGACGCCCGCTCATTTCGCCGGTGAAAACGTGGTCAGCCTCGCGCCCACTGATCCTTACCGTGTGCGCGTGGATCAACTCTTCGCCGAGCGCGGCATCACCCGCCGCATGGCCGCCGAAACCGTCAGCGCCGCCAGCGTCTGCGCACTGGTCCTGCACGGTGCCGGCATCGCCATCGTCAACCCACTCACCGCGCTGGATTACCACGCACAGGGTCTGGCAATCCGCCGCTTCAGTGAGTCGATTCCGTTCTCGGTGTATGGAGTGAGGCCGCTGCATCGGCCAGCGTCGGAGTTGGCGGATCGTTTTTTTTGGGGGGTGAGGGTGGCGTGTGGAGAAATGAATGAATACTTGATCAACACCCTGATTTGA
- a CDS encoding sigma-70 family RNA polymerase sigma factor: MSLNPADLDAHRSVLLRYAIYRVRDEAIAEDLVHETLISALEKPDSFDGRAALGTWLTSILKHKILDWQRTAGRETTASVLNEEDVSEFDALFEHSGHWGSDAPRRWAQPESSLEDQQFWAVFRDCQSRMPTRSALVFAMREVHDYAVTDIASELDITPDTCSALLYRARMSLRLCLEKNWFGLAS; this comes from the coding sequence ATGAGTCTGAACCCCGCCGATCTGGATGCACACCGTAGCGTACTCCTACGCTATGCGATCTACCGCGTGCGGGATGAAGCCATCGCCGAAGATCTGGTGCATGAGACGCTGATCAGCGCACTGGAAAAGCCGGATAGTTTTGATGGCCGCGCCGCGCTGGGCACCTGGCTCACCAGTATCCTCAAGCACAAGATACTGGACTGGCAGCGCACCGCCGGACGGGAAACCACGGCCAGTGTGTTGAATGAAGAGGATGTCAGCGAGTTTGATGCGCTATTCGAGCACAGTGGCCACTGGGGCAGCGATGCCCCGCGCCGCTGGGCCCAGCCGGAATCGTCGCTGGAAGACCAGCAATTCTGGGCGGTGTTCCGCGATTGCCAGTCACGCATGCCCACCCGCAGCGCGCTGGTGTTTGCGATGCGCGAGGTGCACGACTATGCAGTCACCGACATCGCCAGCGAGCTGGACATCACCCCCGACACCTGCTCCGCCCTGCTCTACCGCGCCCGCATGAGCCTCAGGCTCTGCCTTGAAAAGAACTGGTTTGGACTTGCATCATGA
- a CDS encoding DUF2282 domain-containing protein — protein sequence MNSKLIIGSALSALVAVAAVAHANDTAKADKAEAKEHCYGIAKAGQNDCKANGHACAGQSKDDNNKAEFKIVKAGTCTQMGGSTTAGK from the coding sequence ATGAATTCCAAACTGATCATTGGTTCCGCTTTGTCCGCACTCGTGGCTGTGGCAGCCGTTGCACACGCCAACGATACCGCCAAGGCAGACAAGGCCGAAGCCAAGGAGCATTGCTACGGCATCGCCAAGGCGGGTCAGAATGATTGCAAGGCCAATGGTCACGCCTGTGCCGGACAATCCAAGGACGACAACAATAAGGCCGAATTCAAGATTGTGAAGGCCGGCACCTGCACTCAGATGGGTGGCTCCACCACCGCTGGCAAGTAA
- a CDS encoding zf-HC2 domain-containing protein — protein MIRLTCRQASRLLSDAEDHPLATSFRLRLRLHLLACQNCRNFRDQLGFMRRAARGQKLGE, from the coding sequence ATGATCAGACTCACCTGCCGCCAGGCGTCCAGACTGCTCTCCGACGCCGAAGATCATCCACTTGCCACTAGTTTCAGGCTTCGACTGCGATTGCATTTATTGGCGTGCCAGAATTGCCGGAATTTTAGGGATCAGTTGGGGTTTATGAGGCGGGCGGCAAGGGGCCAGAAATTGGGTGAGTGA
- a CDS encoding RES domain-containing protein, whose product MSLPTYFYRIASARYCHDLSGKGAEMLGGRFNPVGTPAVYAASSISLATLELLVHASQLYPLAHRVMVLEVPEACRAAIQSVPAGELPYGWNSLGDTHAAQSFAMHALFGANQLGMLVPSVVTPEEQNLVLNPAHREMQRLTLRELRPLDLDARLIKRENGPHLSSLSEATMDTLYHINTLPPADKIDAIRRGLPASEAERIRDGLGLSQKAMFGILGTNDRTGLRLLKENRTLDPAASERLLRVVEVEQHAEAALGSRQLATQWMTTHNRVLGAVPVELLDTEIGHQQVRRVLMAIEYGGVV is encoded by the coding sequence ATGTCCTTGCCCACCTATTTCTACCGCATCGCATCGGCGCGCTATTGCCATGATCTCAGTGGCAAGGGGGCGGAAATGCTGGGTGGACGCTTCAATCCGGTGGGTACGCCTGCGGTCTATGCGGCGTCCAGTATTTCGCTGGCGACGCTGGAATTGCTGGTACATGCCAGTCAGTTGTATCCGCTGGCGCATCGGGTGATGGTGCTTGAGGTGCCCGAAGCATGCCGGGCAGCAATTCAGTCTGTCCCGGCGGGTGAGCTGCCCTATGGGTGGAACAGTCTGGGGGATACGCATGCGGCGCAGTCGTTTGCCATGCATGCACTGTTCGGCGCAAATCAGCTGGGCATGCTGGTACCGTCTGTTGTGACGCCGGAAGAACAGAATCTGGTGCTGAATCCTGCGCATCGCGAGATGCAGCGCCTCACCCTGCGCGAACTCAGGCCGCTTGATCTGGATGCACGTCTGATAAAGCGGGAGAACGGCCCGCACTTGTCCTCACTCTCGGAGGCCACCATGGATACGCTTTACCACATCAACACCCTGCCGCCTGCTGACAAAATCGACGCCATCCGCCGTGGCCTGCCCGCATCCGAAGCGGAACGGATTCGCGATGGATTGGGCTTGAGCCAGAAAGCCATGTTCGGCATTCTTGGCACCAATGATCGTACGGGTTTGCGCTTGCTTAAGGAAAATCGCACCCTTGATCCTGCGGCCAGCGAACGCTTGTTGCGTGTGGTGGAAGTTGAGCAGCATGCCGAAGCTGCACTCGGCAGCCGCCAGCTGGCTACCCAGTGGATGACGACCCACAACCGGGTACTCGGCGCGGTGCCGGTGGAGCTGCTGGATACCGAGATCGGGCATCAGCAGGTGAGACGGGTGTTGATGGCGATTGAGTATGGGGGGGTGGTGTAG